A single window of Chitinophaga sp. XS-30 DNA harbors:
- the dnaN gene encoding DNA polymerase III subunit beta, whose translation MKFIVSSSTLLKQLQQISGVINSNTVLPILEDFLFLIDKNELTVVATDLETVMKVKLEVEAKENGRICIPAKILMDSLKNLPDQPLTFNIDLNSFAVEITSDNGKYKVMGENPENFPKEPAAEDATNFTMTASALITAINKTLFAVSNDDLRPQMTGVFFELQPENITFVATDAHRLVKYIRTDVKCPQADSFIVPRKPLNLLKSAIPDNESEIRVAYSSNHFFVSHDNAQMICRLIDARFPDYKVVIPKENPYRLTLVKSDFQNGLKRVSVFANKSTNQVALSISGSELQLSAQDVDFSFEGNERMNCQYSGEDMQIAFNAKFLIEMLHAAEGDEITIDLSAPTKAGILRPVEKAENEDLLMLVMPLLLNN comes from the coding sequence ATGAAGTTTATCGTTTCTTCCTCTACTTTATTAAAACAATTGCAACAGATCAGCGGTGTTATTAACTCCAACACAGTATTGCCGATCCTGGAAGATTTCCTTTTCCTGATAGACAAGAATGAGCTCACCGTAGTGGCAACGGACCTGGAAACCGTTATGAAGGTAAAGCTGGAGGTGGAAGCCAAAGAGAATGGCCGCATCTGTATTCCCGCCAAGATCCTGATGGACTCCCTCAAGAACCTGCCGGATCAGCCGCTGACCTTCAATATCGATCTCAACTCCTTTGCCGTGGAGATCACGTCGGACAATGGCAAGTACAAAGTAATGGGCGAGAACCCGGAAAACTTCCCGAAGGAGCCCGCCGCCGAAGATGCCACCAATTTCACGATGACCGCCTCTGCCCTCATCACCGCCATCAACAAGACGCTCTTCGCCGTGAGCAACGACGATCTCCGCCCCCAGATGACCGGTGTGTTCTTTGAGCTGCAGCCGGAAAATATCACTTTCGTGGCCACCGATGCACACCGCCTCGTCAAATACATCCGTACCGATGTGAAATGCCCGCAGGCAGACAGCTTCATCGTGCCCCGGAAACCGCTGAACCTCCTCAAATCCGCCATTCCCGATAACGAAAGCGAGATCAGGGTAGCCTACAGCAGCAACCACTTCTTTGTATCGCACGACAATGCGCAGATGATCTGCCGCCTCATCGATGCCCGGTTCCCGGACTATAAAGTAGTGATCCCGAAGGAAAACCCCTACCGCCTCACCCTCGTGAAAAGCGACTTCCAGAACGGCCTGAAAAGGGTCAGCGTATTCGCCAACAAAAGCACCAACCAGGTAGCCCTCAGCATCAGCGGCAGCGAATTGCAGCTGTCCGCCCAGGATGTGGACTTCTCCTTCGAAGGTAACGAGCGCATGAACTGCCAGTACAGCGGGGAAGACATGCAGATCGCCTTCAATGCCAAATTCCTCATTGAAATGCTGCATGCCGCAGAAGGAGACGAGATCACCATCGACCTGAGCGCCCCCACCAAAGCCGGTATCCTTCGTCCTGTTGAAAAAGCGGAGAATGAGGATCTGTTGATGCTGGTCATGCCTTTGCTGCTTAACAACTAA
- a CDS encoding sterol desaturase family protein has product MIDFFEHIPSYYRTAMLVAGLVLLWVIEGVIPRMRFSDKHNKYRHAGTNLFFTLTTAAVNLAFAFLIIKASMWTAREQFGLLYSLSLPLWLHALLAVLMMDFIGAYLVHLVQHKVAWMWHFHKIHHTDKEVDATTALRHHPVESVFRVGALFIAIVTMGIPVWMVMLYQSLSAFMSQFNHANIHLPHWLDKTLSWIIVSPDMHKVHHSRYQPETDSNYANIFSIWDRLFGTFVTVKDTASLRYGLDEYQDARYSQIGPLLKAPFEEVPDPGGQASLQQ; this is encoded by the coding sequence ATGATCGACTTTTTTGAACATATTCCATCTTATTACAGAACTGCTATGCTCGTAGCCGGCCTGGTACTGCTATGGGTCATAGAAGGGGTTATTCCCCGCATGCGTTTTTCGGATAAGCATAATAAATACCGGCATGCCGGCACCAACCTCTTTTTTACCCTCACCACCGCAGCGGTGAATCTTGCATTTGCCTTTCTTATTATAAAAGCATCCATGTGGACGGCCCGGGAGCAGTTCGGCCTGCTGTACAGCCTTTCCCTGCCCCTCTGGCTGCATGCCCTGCTGGCTGTGCTGATGATGGACTTCATCGGGGCTTACCTGGTGCATCTCGTACAGCATAAAGTAGCCTGGATGTGGCATTTTCACAAGATACATCATACGGACAAGGAAGTGGATGCCACCACGGCCCTGCGCCATCACCCCGTGGAAAGCGTTTTCCGCGTAGGGGCGTTGTTCATTGCTATTGTGACCATGGGCATACCGGTATGGATGGTGATGCTGTACCAGTCTTTATCCGCCTTCATGAGCCAGTTCAATCACGCGAATATTCATTTACCGCACTGGCTGGACAAAACGTTAAGCTGGATCATTGTGTCGCCGGACATGCACAAGGTGCATCACAGCCGCTATCAGCCGGAAACAGATTCAAACTATGCCAATATTTTTTCGATATGGGACCGCCTCTTTGGTACGTTCGTGACGGTGAAAGATACGGCCAGCCTGCGTTACGGGCTGGATGAATACCAGGATGCGCGGTACAGCCAGATAGGTCCCTTGCTGAAAGCGCCTTTTGAAGAAGTCCCTGACCCTGGCGGACAGGCAAGCTTGCAACAATAG
- a CDS encoding lipocalin family protein, with amino-acid sequence MIKPGMIAGLALILAACQPKQQAANDSDSARNNSLVPSLDTGTQFPDTLKAQADTAMAEVDATLLPGKWIQPVPGIDSILQGIELRKNGKAVSVNMHTLLYDKWELSHDTLILWSHAEGVENAGPAIDTMLVRALNDTALVLFPINAAAGYLERFTRQRKGK; translated from the coding sequence ATGATAAAACCCGGTATGATAGCAGGCCTGGCGTTGATATTGGCGGCCTGTCAACCAAAACAGCAGGCGGCGAATGATAGCGACAGTGCGCGGAACAACAGCCTGGTGCCATCTCTGGATACGGGCACACAATTTCCGGATACGCTGAAGGCACAGGCAGATACAGCAATGGCCGAAGTGGATGCAACATTGCTGCCGGGCAAATGGATACAGCCGGTACCGGGTATAGACAGTATTTTACAGGGGATCGAGCTGCGGAAGAATGGCAAAGCAGTATCCGTCAACATGCATACGCTGCTGTACGATAAATGGGAACTTTCACATGATACGCTGATATTATGGAGCCATGCAGAGGGCGTGGAGAATGCGGGCCCTGCGATTGACACCATGCTGGTGAGGGCGCTGAACGATACTGCGCTGGTGCTTTTCCCGATCAATGCTGCGGCGGGTTACCTGGAGCGGTTTACGCGGCAGCGTAAGGGAAAATAA
- the thiS gene encoding sulfur carrier protein ThiS, translated as MEVLVNNKLYAVQPETTVTALLQFIQLSSLKGVAVAVNQQVVPKTDWPGTFLRPDDQVTIIRATQGG; from the coding sequence ATGGAAGTGCTTGTAAACAATAAACTTTATGCGGTGCAGCCGGAAACAACCGTTACTGCACTCTTACAGTTTATTCAACTCTCATCGCTAAAAGGCGTTGCCGTCGCCGTCAATCAACAGGTAGTCCCGAAAACGGACTGGCCCGGAACATTTTTGCGCCCGGATGACCAGGTGACCATCATACGGGCCACCCAGGGCGGTTGA
- the thiC gene encoding phosphomethylpyrimidine synthase ThiC has protein sequence MKNIISREPFPASKKIHVKGSRHDISVAMREITLTDTRLHGRHGETEPNAPVTVYDTSGPYTDPEAMIDVRKGLPRLREPWISGRGDVDQRGEFTSQYGRERLADPATQQLRFEHLRLPYKAKPGANVSQMHYARKGIITPEMEYIAIRENQRAETLFSASNALWHQHKGNNFGAGMSEKWITPEFVMQEVAAGRAIIPANINHPESEPMIIGRNFLVKINANIGNSAVTSSIEEEVEKAVWACRWGADTIMDLSTGKHIHETREWIIRNSPVPIGTVPIYQALEKVNGKAEELTWELFRDTLIEQAEQGVDYFTIHAGVLLRYIPLTAKRMTGIVSRGGSIMAKWCLSHHKESFLYTHFGEICEIMKAYDVAFSLGDGLRPGAIADANDAAQFAELETLGELTKVAWEQDVQVMIEGPGHVPMQLIKENMDKQLKHCHEAPFYTLGPLTTDIAPGYDHITSAIGAAMIGWFGTAMLCYVTPKEHLGLPNREDVKQGVITYKLAAHAADLAKGHPGAQHRDNALSKARFEFRWEDQFNLSLDPDTARSYHDETLPAEGAKVAHFCSMCGPHFCSMKITQEVREFAAGKGVAEEAALSAGMEEQSKAFIRQGGEIYL, from the coding sequence ATGAAAAACATCATCAGCCGGGAACCCTTCCCCGCGTCAAAAAAGATCCATGTCAAAGGCTCCCGGCACGATATCAGCGTAGCCATGCGGGAGATAACGTTAACGGACACACGTCTGCATGGGCGGCATGGCGAAACAGAACCCAATGCGCCCGTTACCGTGTACGACACCAGCGGTCCATATACCGATCCTGAAGCTATGATAGATGTCCGCAAGGGCCTGCCACGCCTGCGGGAACCGTGGATCAGCGGTCGCGGAGACGTGGACCAGCGCGGTGAGTTCACTTCTCAATACGGCCGCGAACGTCTGGCGGACCCTGCAACACAGCAGCTCCGCTTTGAGCACCTGCGCCTGCCTTACAAGGCAAAACCCGGCGCCAATGTCTCCCAGATGCACTACGCCCGAAAAGGCATCATCACTCCCGAAATGGAATACATCGCCATCCGGGAAAACCAGCGCGCGGAAACGCTTTTCTCCGCCAGCAATGCCCTCTGGCACCAGCATAAAGGCAACAACTTCGGTGCGGGTATGTCCGAAAAATGGATCACACCGGAATTCGTTATGCAGGAAGTAGCCGCCGGCCGCGCCATCATCCCCGCCAATATCAATCACCCGGAAAGCGAACCGATGATCATCGGCCGCAATTTCCTCGTGAAGATCAACGCCAACATCGGCAACTCGGCCGTTACCTCCAGCATAGAGGAAGAAGTGGAAAAGGCCGTGTGGGCCTGCCGCTGGGGCGCAGATACCATTATGGACCTCAGCACCGGCAAACACATCCACGAAACCCGGGAATGGATCATCCGCAACAGCCCTGTGCCCATCGGCACCGTGCCCATTTACCAGGCCCTGGAAAAAGTGAACGGGAAAGCGGAGGAGCTGACCTGGGAACTCTTCCGGGACACACTTATTGAACAGGCGGAACAGGGAGTGGACTATTTCACCATCCATGCCGGGGTGCTGTTGCGGTATATACCGTTAACGGCTAAACGAATGACGGGAATTGTGTCGCGCGGCGGTTCGATCATGGCCAAATGGTGCCTCTCCCATCATAAGGAAAGCTTCCTTTACACCCATTTCGGAGAGATCTGCGAGATCATGAAAGCCTATGATGTGGCCTTCTCCCTGGGAGACGGCCTGCGGCCGGGCGCTATTGCCGATGCCAATGATGCGGCACAATTCGCGGAACTTGAAACACTCGGAGAACTCACCAAAGTGGCCTGGGAACAGGATGTGCAGGTGATGATAGAAGGGCCCGGACATGTGCCGATGCAGCTCATCAAAGAGAATATGGACAAGCAGCTGAAGCACTGCCATGAAGCGCCGTTCTACACGCTCGGCCCCCTCACCACGGATATTGCCCCCGGCTATGACCATATCACCTCCGCCATCGGCGCGGCCATGATCGGCTGGTTCGGCACGGCCATGCTTTGTTATGTTACGCCCAAGGAACACCTGGGGCTGCCCAACCGGGAAGACGTGAAGCAGGGTGTGATCACCTATAAACTGGCCGCTCACGCAGCTGACCTCGCCAAAGGGCACCCTGGCGCGCAGCACCGGGACAATGCCCTGAGCAAAGCCCGCTTCGAATTCCGGTGGGAAGATCAGTTCAATCTCTCCCTCGATCCCGATACGGCTCGCAGCTATCACGATGAAACGCTGCCGGCGGAAGGCGCTAAAGTGGCGCATTTCTGCTCCATGTGCGGCCCGCA